The Euphorbia lathyris chromosome 2, ddEupLath1.1, whole genome shotgun sequence genome includes a window with the following:
- the LOC136219755 gene encoding protein TIME FOR COFFEE isoform X4, which produces MERNREARRVSMAAANGLASRRRHRSGSLRDSPEDDGPVELQESARLRDRGTGKKDRDRDRDRDRDRERDRERERDRDRDRMSSRGKRRRGDRLMHGINREDGGDDSSEESVNDDEDDEDDDGGLGSSMRMLPPNPSSLSSSSLSNHLHRKSFPPPAKVVRTSPATSTAPWKAPDEMIGVSVPRKARSASTKRSHEWASSCGIGPEQINRQASTSPVRSSGPSVAAMLASASASPAPVSPSSSNVSVKKKMPNGPKQRPPKSSSKFTSSAQDEIEIEIAEVLYGLMRQGPAPKLEVMANDSMRFDTREVSNSKSSADAKSRVSSPISNSPSIPQSSSIPPTNSSSSATPMSAIAPKRKRPRPVKYEDENPSIYTARSSPISSTIKVDIDQTAKTETSSPNMEKNSGSVAENGVPQEAIACQAAPASVEPLPQPELVKSENNPLSDSKPSTEEPESRDLAGNKEEPRSPKKESSAGLRLDDDRECVTATKANSTVFEIETQREEKFQIDLMAPPPLRSSPERDNETDYVAVDPKPATTDVAMETKPAVKEDDKAVKVGKDVNVEPEDKKAKIVADAAESHKSIVISSRERTIDLQLDLEKSDRDSGTLNGSGNKVHQNVQKQHPNTEKTAQSNSLPLPMSMASWPGGLPHMGYMAPLQGVVSMDGNAVPSAAIQPPHLLFNQPRPKRCATHCYIARNIHYHQQLTRINPFWSAAAGSALPYGAKACNVNVVPSTELHPGRGGNSVQDKGQNLAIFPGHTGKEKGSQTTNIIDAAQRKQILLQQQLPSGGPGAPNNMLHGPTFIFPLNQQQAVAAAAAASASVRPGIVKSPAVPSNAASTSASSSASTSGTSTAVAGATAMSFNYPNMPGSETQYLAILQNSAYPIPIPAHVGASPSYRGTPPQAMPFFNGSFYSSQMLHPQQLQQQQSSSQHTQQGQQGHQNQSISTSSSSSQKHLQHQQQRSHNTGINGGSGTLQGFPTSKNQPSQSIQLQQRQQMQNQNAPHQTEDSPSTADSRVSHGNMSIYGQNFAMPIHPPNYAMMSPPTVGGATTASSNHGEKKQQAQQSSKIGVEPSQAFAMSFASINGATAPPGSIDISSFAQNHAILQSLPDAARHGYHFMNAAAAVAQAAQQKKTGGNDSSNMEEERKAMPVGKVQASAGQSIAFSWPDLTDSSISAGNTVIDSSARTLNLGNAPARASGSVMSATMSTVNAASMQQHLQRNQQQQQQQQQQQQMIQLHKQQQFAAAAAASARKTPVTSNGSVYSDHISSSSPMVAKFSNTLTGFSPNIVQGSSSPGHSPQWKNTIRTTSSQVPSPSSLASSSSSLKNLPQQQGRMQHQQGHTQISFAANPKQSGTGQGQQAPNGSQSPSPPMVVGSPSTSSMSKSAGGSPRTTSGSTSNKAGQSSTALSSQQTKNSPQAPAQKSSPVGGRTIPSILGHPHNTTSSSNSAAKSQLQQHHQQQQQQLPKHSLQQAQYYGGYMQAQAQHAANSAHASAAGGFYLQRHRSEQQQQHQQGQIMTSSGMLLCPSVSLGTNDPAKAVAAAAAAGNMKGGNLTSQALMHAQFAAAQSSGKPHMVPAGFPYVTVPAAVQVKPAEQKQPAAE; this is translated from the exons ATGGAGAGAAACAGAGAAGCTAGACGAGTTAGTATGGCCGCTGCCAATGGACTAGCGTCTAGAAGAAGACACAGGAGTGGAAGTCTAAGGGACTCTCCAG AGGACGATGGGCCTGTGGAGTTACAAGAATCGGCTAGGCTACGAGATCGAGGTACAGGGAAAAAAGATCGAGATCGGGATCGGGACAGAGATCGCGACAGAGAACGAGACCGTGAAAGAGAGAGGGATAGGGATAGAGATCGGATGAGTAGTAGGGGGAAGAGAAGAAGAGGGGATAGGTTGATGCACGGTATCAATAGAGAGGACGGAGGCGATGATAGTTCTGAGGAGAGTGTAAATGAcgatgaagatgatgaagacgaTGATGGAGGTCTAGGTAGTTCTATGAGGATGCTTCCACCGAATCCTTCATCGTTATCTTCGTCTTCTTTGTCTAATCATCTCCATCGGAAAAGTTTTCCACCGCCAGCTAAAGTTGTTAGGACATCGCCGGCGACATCGACAGCTCCGTGGAAAGCACCAGATGAGATGATTGGCGTGTCGGTGCCTAGAAAAGCTCGGTCAG CATCTACCAAGAGGTCTCATGAATGGGCTTCAAGTTGTGGAATTGGTCCTGAGCAAATTAATCGGCAAGCTTCCACATCTCCGGTGCGGTCGAGTGGCCCAAGTGTTGCCGCTATGTTAGCTTCAGCTTCTGCATCACCTGCTCCAGTATCACCGTCTTCCtctaatgtttcagttaagaAGAAGATG CCTAATGGACCGAAGCAGAGACCGCCAAAATCTTCTTCCAAGTTCACTTCCTCTGCACAGGATGAGATTGAGATCGAGATCGCTGAGGTATTGTATGGCTTGATGAGGCAGGGACCAGCTCCTAAGCTAGAAGTTATGGCGAATGATTCCATGAGGTTTGATACAAGGGAAGTAAGCAACAGTAAATCAAGTGCAGATGCCAAATCCAGAGTTTCATCGCCGATCTCTAACTCACCGTCTATACCACAGTCCTCTTCCATTCCTCCCACTAATTCTAGCTCATCCGCCACTCCCATGTCTGCAATTG CACCAAAGAGGAAAAGACCGCGACCGGTCAAGTACGAAGATGAGAATCCATCCATTTATACCGCGAGAAGTAGTCCCATTTCTTCTACAATCAAAGTCGATATTGATCAGACTGCCAAAACCGAAACTAGTTCTCCCAATATGGAGAAAAATTCGGGATCTGTGGCTGAAAATGGCGTTCCACAGGAAGCAATAGCTTGTCAAGCTGCGCCTGCATCTGTGGAACCGTTGCCTCAGCCAGAGCTGGTAAAGTCTGAGAATAATCCGTTGTCAGATTCCAAGCCATCGACGGAAGAACCAGAGAGTAGAGATTTGGCTGGAAACAAAGAGGAACCTAGGTCGCCGAAGAAGGAATCATCTGCTGGTCTTAGATTAGATGACGATCGTGAATGTGTGACAGCGACGAAAGC GAACTCGACGGTTTTTGAGATTGAAACCCAGCGAGAAGAGAAGTTCCAGATAGATCTGATG GCACCACCTCCATTAAGATCATCTCCAGAAAGGGACAACGAGACTGATTATGTGGCTGTAGATCCAAAACCTGCAACTACAGATGTAGCAATG GAAACTAAGCCGGCGGTCAAAGAGGACGATAAAGCAGTGAAAGTCGGAAAAGATGTGAATGTGGAGCCCGAAGATAAGAAGGCAAAAATAGTAGCCGATGCGGCTGAATCACATAAGTCTATTGTAATTTCTAGCAGAGAAAGAACCATTGATCTCCAGCTTGATTTGGAGAAATCTGATAGAGATAGTGGCACTTTAAATGGTAGTGGAAACAAGGTGCATCAAAATGTGCAGAAGCAGCACCCAAACACCGAAAAAACAG CTCAATCAAATtctcttcctcttccaatgTCTATGGCAAGCTGGCCTGGTGGGCTTCCTCACATGGG ATATATGGCACCTCTTCAAGGAGTTGTATCAATGGATGGAAATGCTGTACCTTCTGCAGCTATACAG CCGCCTCATTTGCTTTTTAACCAACCGAGGCCGAAGAGGTGTGCAACCCATTGCTATATTGCGAGGAATATTCATTATCACCAGCAATTAACAAGGATAAATCCTTTCTGGTCGGCTGCTGCTGGTTCTGCTTTACCATATGGGGCAAAGGCCTGCAATGTGAATGTAGTGCCTTCTACTGAATTGCATCCTGGAAGAGGTGGGAACTCTGTGCAAGATAAGGGGCAGAATCTAGCCATCTTCCCTGGCCACACTGGGAAGGAAAAGGGTTCTCAGACTACCAACATTATAGATGCAGCACAAAGAAAGCAGATCTTACTTCAGCAACAATTACCCTCAGGGGGCCCAGGGGCACCTAATAATATGCTG CATGGTCCTACTTTTATATTCCCATTAAATCAACAGCAGGCTGTGGCGGCTGCCGCTGCTGCTTCCGCTTCGGTCCGACCTGGGATTGTGAAGTCTCCTGCTGTTCCAAGTAATGCAGCTTCAACGAGTGCCTCTAGTTCTGCCTCTACCAGTGGTACATCAACAGCTGTGGCTGGTGCAACTGCAATGAGCTTTAACTACCCAAATATGCCTGGTAGTGAAACCCAGTACCTGGCAATTTTGCAGAACAGTGCTTACCCAATTCCTATTCCTGCACATGTTGGTGCTTCACCCTCTTATAGAGGCACCCCACCTCAGGCAATGCCCTTCTTTAATGGTTCTTTCTATTCTTCGCAAATGCTCCATCCTCAACAGCTTCAACAGCAACAGTCATCAAGCCAACACACACAACAAGGCCAACAGGGGCATCAGAACCAAAGCATTTCTACTAGTTCATCTTCATCCCAGAAGCATTTGCAGCATCAACAGCAGAGGTCTCATAATACTGGCATCAATGGTGGCAGTGGAACTTTGCAAGGCTTTCCTACCTCAAAGAACCAGCCATCACAGTCAATACAGCTTCAGCAGCGCCAGCAGATGCAGAACCAGAATGCTCCTCATCAAACTGAAGATAGTCCTTCTACTGCCGATAGTCGAGTATCTCATGGGAATATGAGTATTTATGGTCAGAATTTTGCAATGCCTATACATCCACCAAATTATGCTATGATGTCGCCACCAACAGTTGGTGGTGCTACTACTGCAAGCAGCAATCACGGTGAAAAGAAACAGCAGGCACAACAGAGCTCAAAAATTGGGGTTGAACCTTCTCAGGCTTTTGCCATGTCCTTTGCCTCCATCAATGGTGCGACAGCACCTCCCGGGAGTATTGATATTTCATCGTTTGCACAGAATCATGCTATTCTTCAAAGTCTTCCAGATGCTGCGAGGCATGGGTATCACTTCATGAATGCTGCTGCAGCAGTTGCCCAAGCAGCACAACAAAAGAAGACTGGAGGAAATGATAGCTCAAATATGGAAGAGGAGAGAAAAGCCATGCCAGTAGGAAAGGTTCAGGCTTCTGCTGGGCAGTCAATTGCCTTTTCCTGGCCAGATTTGACAGATTCATCTATTTCAGCTGGCAACACTGTTATTGATAGTTCAGCCCGAACCCTTAATCTTGGGAATGCTCCTGCTCGGGCTAGTGGTTCTGTTATGTCGGCTACTATGAGCACTGTTAATGCTGCAAGTATGCAGCAACAtctgcagcggaatcaacagcagcaacagcaacaacaacaacaacagcaGATGATTCAACTTCATAAGCAGCAACAATTTGCTGCTGCAGCTGCGGCTTCTGCTAGGAAGACACCGGTAACAAGTAATGGAAGTGTGTACTCTGATCATATATCTTCATCTTCACCAATGGTCgcaaaattttccaacacacTTACAGGATTTTCACCAAATATTGTCCAAGGCAGTAGTAGTCCAGGTCATTCTCCACAGTGGAAGAATACTATTAGAACCACCAGTTCCCAAGTTCCTTCCCCATCATCTCtagcctcttcttcttcatccttaAAAAACCTTCCACAGCAGCAAGGCCGTATGCAACACCAACAAGGCCACACACAAATATCTTTTGCAGCCAATCCAAAACAATCAGGCACAGGACAAGGACAACAAGCTCCTAATGGTAGTCAATCCCCATCACCTCCCATGGTTGTTGGTTCTCCATCAACTTCATCAATGTCTAAGAGTGCTGGTGGGAGTCCTAGAACAACTTCCGGTTCCACAAGTAATAAAGCTGGCCAATCATCTACTGCGCTGTCATCTCAGCAGACCAAGAACTCGCCACAGGCCCCTGCACAAAAATCATCTCCTGTTGGTGGTAGAACAATTCCTTCAATTCTTGGCCATCCCCATAACACCACCTCTTCATCCAACTCTGCTGCAAAGTCACAATTGCAACAGCACCACCAGCAACAACAGCAGCAGCTCCCAAAACATTCATTGCAGCAAGCCCAATATTATGGTGGATACATGCAAGCCCAAGCTCAGCATGCTGCAAACTCAGCACATGCATCAGCCGCAGGTGGATTTTATCTCCAAAGACATCGTAGTGAACAGCAACAGCAACATCAACAGGGCCAAATAATGACCTCGTCTGGGATGCTGTTGTGTCCTTCTGTCTCTCTGGGCACTAATGATCCTGCGAAGGCAGTGGCTGCAGCTGCAGCTGCAGGTAATATGAAAGGCGGTAACTTAACTTCACAGGCTCTAATGCATGCTCAGTTTGCAGCTGCACAGTCATCTGGGAAGCCACATATGGTTCCTGCCGGTTTCCCTTATGTTACTGTTCCCGCTGCTGTTCAGGTGAAGCCAGCAGAGCAGAAACAGCCCGCAGCAGAGTAG